Below is a genomic region from Culicoides brevitarsis isolate CSIRO-B50_1 chromosome 2, AGI_CSIRO_Cbre_v1, whole genome shotgun sequence.
CTACGAGAACGCTTCGAACGAGATCGCGAACGTCTGCGGTAGTCACGAGAACGCGAACGACGCTTGTGATCACGCGAACGGGAGCGTTTACGGTAATCTCGGCTGCgggaacgacgacgacgatcacGGGAGCGACTTcgttttctgtaaaaaaaaattaattttttattagaatttaagtttttgatgaaaaaatttgaatttcttacCTGTCCTTGCGTTTACGACTCCGAGAACGACTACGAGAGCGTCTAGAACGACTCCGTTTGCGATCGCGGGAACGACTTTTGTGTCGTCGACTACGAGAACGAGATCTGCTACGATCCCTACTTCGTGTTCTCTTCCTGCTGCGACTCCTGGTTCGGGATTTCTTCGATCCAAGTAGTCCGATGACGGGATCAATAGCTGCTGAAATCATACTTTGCGCTTCTTTGACGATCGACATTGCTTCTTCGATCTCTTTTTGAGCTGCTTCGTTACTTTTGGCTTCCGGTTTGGTGATTGGCTGCGTCGAATGGTACAAATTTAGTTGTTTTCCATCGTATTCGGTGCCATGCAACTTCAGAGCACTGATGACACTTTTTTGATCGCAAAATTCAATCATCGCCATCTTTTGTCCTTCGCCCGATTCCGCAAATCTCGCGTATTTTACTTCACCGCTCTCCTTGAAAATGTCCATTATTTCATCCAGCTTCCAGCTCGACGGAACATCGATGACGACAATTGTGCGACGCGTCTCCTCAATCTTACGTGCATCGAAATTCACCGGCAACGGCGGATATTCCGGCAAATTGTTCTCCACGAGTTTCGGATCATCCGTGCGAATTACCTGGTTCGGCACAAACCCGTCGATGCGATTCACCACTTCGGGCGGCAACTTGTACGTTTGTTTCTGCAAACCAGGTACGAGAGTTCCGTTCGCTGCCATTTCCAAGGCGCGATATTCGTCGGGAATTTGCCCACTTGCCACCGGAATGACAATCAAGGCGCGATCGATAAACACGGTGTTGGTCAAATGTTGCGCCACCGGCACGCTGTGACTCTCCATGTACTTGACGTAGCAAATGCGACTCGTGACGGGACACGAAACATCTCGCACTGTCGGATACAAGCGGATTTCATCGATTTTTCCAACACTGCCGAACAAGCTTTGCATTTGGTCCTTCGTTGCTTGCGGTGCAATATTTGTGATTTGCACCACACGCGTTGCCGAACTTCCGCCAGTCATCGTTGCGAAAACGATTGTCCGAACGTTTGGCAacgattagaaaattttttcgcgattttttttgtgaaaaattgcaattttacgTCTTTTCTCGGCAAACAAACGATTCCAAATGTCAAACAAAAATGGcgattgtcaaaattttggaagaaaagtTCCGAAAATCGACACTTGACTTTGCGGCGCTGcagtttttatcattttcaatcgtCTCACTTGACGAATCTTGAATAGGATGACCAGATATTTTCAGATTATtcggggatttttttttatttttagagatttttcgacaatttaaCATCTGATTGCTGAAATGTGAAGGAGAAATTTTAgaacttttagaaaattttttattaacacaaaaaaatttaaattttcaaacgaaaaattttaataatttcaatattaatttttttattcaaattttttagaaaacaaaatttctttgatccaaattttcagttttttttttgctttggatATCAGAactaatttttagttgaagtTGTTTAAAcaactcaaatatttttctgtacgaatttagaattttgttgaacaattttcaaatttttctgaacaacttaaaaatttttgaacaaattttaaatttttcagaataatttaaaccttttttgatttttttttaaattaaaagattaaaataataaattttttgattgattttgaaaatattatgttGAAGAAGgggaattttagaaatttctttaataattgtcgtcaagaaaatttttaaaacattttttcaaacaataaaaaaatatcatttttaaaaatatttctaaattaaaattttttaaattgataacctttaattttagaaaattaaaaaaaatcaacttaatttttgattttaaattttttttcaaaaaatcagtaaaatagTTCGAAAcggagttatttatttattttaaaattaaataattttttaagtaaattaaaaaaaattaagtgcatgaaacaaaaaattctaaaaaaaatgcaagtttggtcacgtgacataattaaaaattcttaaaattttcaatgaatgaaaaaaaattttttttttgaaattttttaaattttttatgaataaacatttactttaaatttgaattttttgtaaaataatttctacatTGTCCAAAACTTTTATACTTTTCCAAATTATTTCGTTAAATTAGGGACATGTGGTCACCCTAATTGGATTACGTGCCACTGCGAAGTCAAGAGTTCATCGAAAAAACTGCGTATCGAGGAACCGGTGAATAAATCGTgtgtgaaaaaagtgaaaaatctcGCATTTGCAAActgtgtaaaatattaaaaatactgCAAATCAAGATGAGTGACTTTGCCATGCATTATCGGActaaaattgagcaaaataaCGCTGGGCCAGTGTCAGAAAAGGCCAGCGAAGACGACGAAGTGAAAagcaaaagaagagaaaaacaaaatgtcGTCAAAAGTCATGGCGAGCAAAATAATGCGAGAAATCAAAACAAGAATTACGTAACGATAGGATACGACTGCTTGTTTGTCGACGACGATGCGGCAGACGAGGACGAGGTGTTCCAACAAACACGGGCAAAAGtggaaaaaaagagcaaaaaaataaaaataaaacgaaataaaaacgcGAGTGCGCATGATTCGGGTCACCACCAAAAACATCAAGTGTTGTCGGAAAATTCTGGCAcgcaaaataacaacaacaacaacgcagcTGATTCCTCCGTCAATGTCGTCGAGTCGTCATCAGCTGGTGCCAAGCAGTACAAGGAGAGCACGAGCGTCGACAGTGGCATCGAGTGCGATTCGACGACAAATTTCTCCGGACTTTCTGGAAACTTCTTGCAAAGCATCGACGACACGTTCGGCGACTTTTTGCTCGACAACGAGGACAATTTCCTCGATCACGCCTTAGACTATGTCGCGCCCAAGTTCACGTGTAACCGTTTCGATAACATTTTGGCGTTCACGTTGCACGCGAAGAATGTCGTTGTTGACACGATCGAGTGCCAAAAACTCGCGGAAATGGGAGCTGCTCGCATCAAATTCTACTCGGCGGCGGCGCAACAACATTACGCGTTTTTCGTCAAGATCACACCACCGTTACATCACTCGTCCGTGCTGGCCCAGCACTTTGGCGAGAACAATAACACTGCCATGCTCACAGATGTCTCAGCGGAAACGTGGGACAACAACGTCGTCTTTCAAGTATGTACACATCATTTTCTTATCGTTGTGCAAATTTGAATGAGTTCGTATTACGAAAGTCATCCAAACATGttgacttgattttttttttgaaggattttttttctataaaaaaattaaattaaatttacatagaattaattaaattttaataaaaattaattaaaatttcctcgaaaaaaataataaaattgaaaattttaaaaaaattaataaaatttaaaattaattaaaaaaattaaataaaaaaaatttaaattaaaaatataagaacagacaaatttttctcaaagcaaaatttttaaaattaatttttttaaatttttttgaacgattaaaaaattttaaaaataagaaaaaaaaattacaaaaaaaataaaaattgttaaaaattttattttagaaaatttagtaaaatttgtctgttcttatatttttttattaaaaattatttttttttaatcttatttttattaatttacaattttattttttttattttcgaagaaattttacttttatttttaatttaatttaattaggcgaataatttaattcaatgtagatttaatttaatttaattaacaatttatttttagtaattttttaatttatttttttttagttttcattttaattaattttaatttattaaaaattcaatgtatttaatttaaattgcaatgtacatatttattttatttagctaaatttaatttaatttaattttttttagaaaaaaattcttaaaaaaatcaatataaaaatggtaataaatttaagtcaacattttcgtaaaaatctatttaattttttttaattatttccaaagatttatttattttattttatttttttttgtattgtttttattctttaattaattttagtaatttttcatcaaaattattttttttcctatatgttctcaaaaattcaagacaaactcatcaaatttgatataaaaagcgtcataaaatcaatttatttactcaCACGTGACTaaactttttgcttttttctcttttttcagaTCGAACTCGATTCCCTCATTGCTCGCGACGTCGAAGAATACTACTGCGGCGTCAGCAAATACGATTTGGAGCCGAAACAATTGACTGCCAAGGTGCTTCAAGGCATTCCAGATGCATCGCCGCACGCCACGCCCCTGCCCGAAGACGAAGGTCTCAGCATCGAGGTGCAAAACAGCTCCGAAAGCGAAATTTCCATCGCCATCAAAGGCAAGGAGCCCGAAATCCAAACCGCGCTCGCAGTCGCCGGCAAACGTCGccacaaaaagaagaaaaatcgcTCATATTCCGAGTCGTGCTGCGACGAACTCAAAGTAATTTCCGAATCGGAAACGCTCGTCACGTCCTCGGAGCAAAAAGAACCGCCGAAAAATGGCGCCGCTACCCGCAAATCTCGCAGCATCTCCGAATGCGCCTACACATCGGAGCAAGAGCCAGATCACCCGATCATCAAGTACAAAAGTATCCTCAAGCACTCATCCTTCGACTCGTCAGCCGACGAACTCTTCTACTCCACATCGTACGACGTGCAAATGCATGGCGGCTCTACAGATCCCGAAATGTCCGAAAGTTGCAAAAAATCCGTGCGGTTCAGCGAGCACATCACACGTCAACTTTTCCGTTCAACGTCGAGCATTTTGgcgcaaaagaagaaaaatcaacggAAAAACGAGGCACGTCGTCGTTTGCTCGAACGCAAGAACAGCGAATGCGAAAGCACGGAAGAAATCATTCCGGAGGACGAACCGCACGAGGAGGACGAGGAAGAAATCGAGGAAGTTGTCACACACAACGAAATCCAGAAGAAGAGCAAGAAGAACAAGAAACGCGGGCTCGAAACCACGAAAGCCAGCATGATCTTCGATCTCGAAATTTAGCATCCACAAAGTATTCCGCGACTAAAAGACCTCTTCATGCTACCTCGTTTGCTGCTAAAACGACAATGAATGTATGCATCGCTCCCAGTTTCACGAGAGACTGGActatatttacttattttatccACTTATATcacttattaattattattaaaatataatatccacgaaaaaatgaacaaatgtcGCTCTTATCGACGACACTtgctcaaacaaaaaaaaaataataatattatagaTTAATGATAATGCTAGTGAGTAATCGATAGtctgcaacaaaaaaagtaaatatgataaaaaatatgggAAAATGTTTTACACACATACCTTATTACCTAcacctaacaaaaaaaaattgatgaaaaaaaaacggatttACACGTCTTATACACTTTCGAGCACACACACTTGcagttttgtgtgtgtttgatttcctgaatttttttgtttttttgaatatttgtatAGAAATTTACatagaagttgaaaatttgaataaaattcaataaaaaaatgaagtaaatgTCGAGTGGTTTTAGTGAaaggttaatttaaaaaggtaaaaatttgcttttagacatattttttgtctttcgtgagtggttttctattgaaattttatttttaatttgaaaagaatttcttGTGAGGctcttgaattaaaatttttaaggcaaattttgtgtttttaactAAGATTTGGTCATATAATGTTGactttcgaacattttttaatgaaatttaagtaATCAAGAGGTTTTTgctcgttatttttttattttttttttttaattaaagtcaaaatcctcttattatgagggctcacataccgatttttcaaaattttttcaacttttgtagatcacggttctccagctcaaattgaaggttttggcattagaaacaacttttgttttggactttttctaaattttgcgttttcgatgtacaggagccatttaaagatgttagcgaaaaaaattgatgaaaaaaaatttaagtcaaaatcctcttattatgagggctcacataccgatttttcaaaattttttcaacttttgtagatcacggttctccagctcaaattgaaggttttggcattagaaacaacttttgttttggactttttctaaattttgcgttttcgatgtacaggagccatttaaagatgttggctaaaaaaagaattttttcaacttttgtagatcacggttctccagctcaaattgaaatgtacaggagccatttaaagatgttagcgaaaaaaaaggtcctcaaaattcttattatgagggctcacataccgatttttcaaaattttttcaacttttgtagatcacggttctccagctcaaattgaaggttttggcattagaaacaacttttgttttggactttttctaaattttgcgtttccgatgtacaggagccatttaaagatgttagcaaaaaaaaatttaagtcaaaatcctcttattatgagggctcacataccgatttttcaaaattttttcaacttttgtagatcacggttctccagctcaaattgaaggttttggcattagaaacaacttttgttttggactttttctaaattttgcgttttcgatgtacaggagccatttaaagatgttagcaaaaaaaaattgatgaaaaaaaatttaagtcaaaatcctcttaggtaaaagttttgaataaatttttttttaaatattttttttaaattttgttcaaaattgataaaatttgtcatttgttGAAGCTTTTtgattctaaataatttttgggtatcaaaaatttcctttaaaagttttaatgtattttttgagtcaaaatttgtgttttaactttataaaaattaattttcgctttgaaaaaaatttaaaaactaaagttcaaatatcaattcaatatttttgaaaaaaatatttttagagaagaatattcttataaaaatatcatttttcgtacaaaagcttagaaaaattcaaaatttttaaaaaatttttgaaaactccttgaaaaattttcttttgaccgaaaaattgccatttttggttaaattttcattttttttttattttgacccattggattttcgacttttgaaatgaggCATggtcctttaaaaatttctttcggatcaaaaatgattttttttaaaaaataaaaccattaaaaatttaaaaaattcgagtgtcttaattttatttaattattttttcttaattttaattcacttttaattCTTGTCATTCATCAACGTCTtctgaagtatttttttccaatgccCACAATTTCCCCGTTTGGGACAATCCATTCCCAAAACGAACCATTCCGTCTCTCCATTCCACAAATTCCGCTTGAACACAAAGCCATTCTCCGTTTTAACCATTGTTCCACTTTTGAAGCATAAAATTCCATCGTCTTCTACATTCGAAAATATGGGCAGCACATAAAACGTAAACAAATTTGAACCTTTTTCGCTCAATTTTAGGAACAATTTGATTTGTCCGATTGTCTGGATGTTACCGAAAGGGCTCATTTTGACTTTTGGATCATGTTCAAATATCGTTTTAGGCGGCAACGAAGtaacttttatgaaattcgCGTTGATTAGATGACAAAcatggaataaaaatttacgattttctaaattttccgCTTCAAGAGCTATGCTGGGacacattttttgctttttttctggcTTCGTGCAAgaaatttcgattaattttgtcTTCAAATCATCTTTTGGCTTTAAATCAACTACTATTCGATCCCTTTCTATgcgatttttggtcaaattatAAGCTTCTTCCAGCGTTGACGGCTTCTTTAACATCAAATAAGTCGCGTATTCGGTCCATAATCCTTCAATAAATGCTTCGATGCCTCGTCTTTCCTCTTCAATCACTACTGAGAAGAGTTTTTTCCAATCCTGTTGCCGGTCGTATtccaaaattgtcgaaaatttcacgagttttgaaattttttggtaataaaCATCCAAAGAAAGTCTTCCTAACCGcatatttttgagattttctcTCAAATCTTCCAAAGTTTCATCTATTCCGAGGCCATCGAAGAGCTTTTGCTTGAAACTCGTCCAATCTTCATCCTTGGAGAGTTCGATACGAAATCCAGGGAACTTTTTTACAGCATTTTCTATCACAGAATGTTcagaaatttcatcatttttgagaaaaagatCTCTTTTGATGCTGAAAATGAGCTCTAAGGCTTCATTAAAGCTGTTTTGATCCATTTTTTAGggattttgagacaaaaacgatgtttttaaatggaattaaaGTCATTTTCGGGTAATGCGCCGCTGTTGATGATTTGAGGAACTAAAataaaagcgccatctataacaatatttatcaatttcattcgtctcacttgATCTTTTAGCAGAAATTTGgcttttttaagcattttttagctgaaaattgttttaaaaatcaataaaaaattgaaattaaagcctaatttttaaatttaattcaaaaatttaaagaaaaattttaaatttaataagaaattaatcaaaaatttacctgaaaagcgattttttatacaaatttaagcttctttaatataatttcccataaatttctttaaatttttctccattttaataattttaattcataaattattcaatttctttgaaaaaacctaaaaatttcataaaaattccataaaattattaacgaacatccacaaaaaattcaaatttgacaaCAATACACAGCATACGTGCCTCCATAGGCGCCGTACCGACCCGCTTTGACAGTTCGCTTTCCTTATTTGGCCAGTTCGTTCGCGTATTCACTTccaccaaaataaaaaaatgtacgtttttcaataaaattctcgCGTAATTTGTGCCTTTTCAGTGCTATAAATAGTAAACAATTGCGacaattgtgaaaaatatcgAGTGTCTGTAAGGAAAGGTCCCGAAAATGCGC
It encodes:
- the LOC134831373 gene encoding probable splicing factor, arginine/serine-rich 7 gives rise to the protein MTGGSSATRVVQITNIAPQATKDQMQSLFGSVGKIDEIRLYPTVRDVSCPVTSRICYVKYMESHSVPVAQHLTNTVFIDRALIVIPVASGQIPDEYRALEMAANGTLVPGLQKQTYKLPPEVVNRIDGFVPNQVIRTDDPKLVENNLPEYPPLPVNFDARKIEETRRTIVVIDVPSSWKLDEIMDIFKESGEVKYARFAESGEGQKMAMIEFCDQKSVISALKLHGTEYDGKQLNLYHSTQPITKPEAKSNEAAQKEIEEAMSIVKEAQSMISAAIDPVIGLLGSKKSRTRSRSRKRTRSRDRSRSRSRSRRHKSRSRDRKRSRSRRSRSRSRSRKRKDRKRSRSRDRRRRSRSRDYRKRSRSRDHKRRSRSRDYRRRSRSRSKRSRSRDRRRRSYSRERVSKKSHRSKDERRRNKSSRSRSRSSKPRSPSHGRSSHSKRPSYKSREKAMRRISEERPVRDYDAEERIGHESDRASSRKSKSASPEKSDNMDISNSP
- the LOC134829864 gene encoding protein kintoun-like, producing MSDFAMHYRTKIEQNNAGPVSEKASEDDEVKSKRREKQNVVKSHGEQNNARNQNKNYVTIGYDCLFVDDDAADEDEVFQQTRAKVEKKSKKIKIKRNKNASAHDSGHHQKHQVLSENSGTQNNNNNNAADSSVNVVESSSAGAKQYKESTSVDSGIECDSTTNFSGLSGNFLQSIDDTFGDFLLDNEDNFLDHALDYVAPKFTCNRFDNILAFTLHAKNVVVDTIECQKLAEMGAARIKFYSAAAQQHYAFFVKITPPLHHSSVLAQHFGENNNTAMLTDVSAETWDNNVVFQIELDSLIARDVEEYYCGVSKYDLEPKQLTAKVLQGIPDASPHATPLPEDEGLSIEVQNSSESEISIAIKGKEPEIQTALAVAGKRRHKKKKNRSYSESCCDELKVISESETLVTSSEQKEPPKNGAATRKSRSISECAYTSEQEPDHPIIKYKSILKHSSFDSSADELFYSTSYDVQMHGGSTDPEMSESCKKSVRFSEHITRQLFRSTSSILAQKKKNQRKNEARRRLLERKNSECESTEEIIPEDEPHEEDEEEIEEVVTHNEIQKKSKKNKKRGLETTKASMIFDLEI